One part of the Paraglaciecola sp. L3A3 genome encodes these proteins:
- a CDS encoding MFS transporter: MSEPKVEKSSVAKFALIIVCLGSIIGPLGMASVNIAIPDLAADLQANAKMVSWLPTLFILSSVMFMLPAGKFADNFGRKRVYASGLALNAFASFMCGLGTNIEWILFWRFVQGGASSMIFATGLAIITSVTPANKRGAALGIASACIYTGLTIAPAVGGWLTELWGWRSVFFFQVPIVLALLLLIKMRLAGEWKNAEKTKYDWWGTAIFAVFSASLVYGLSILPSVLGCFMLVLSAISLTSFIVHQSRSHRPLIRVQMFRDSRLFSMSLSTSLLMYASNFPLIFLMSLYLQYVKGFTPSHAGQIILVQALSMAIMAPLSGKLADKFQPRLIATLGCVIVGCGLYVLSSINVTTSILYITSSLLLIGVGFGLFSTPNNNAIMGAVQNNEVGVASASLNLSRTIGNLLGMSLVNLMVHYFIGDAQLTMEQNPALIQTFEMALNMSLIFVLLACFISVLRGKTAAT; encoded by the coding sequence TTGTCAGAGCCTAAAGTTGAAAAGTCTAGTGTTGCTAAATTTGCCTTAATTATTGTTTGCCTAGGCTCAATTATTGGCCCTTTGGGCATGGCTTCTGTAAATATTGCTATCCCAGATTTGGCTGCCGATTTGCAGGCCAATGCCAAAATGGTCTCTTGGTTACCGACATTATTTATTCTAAGCAGCGTCATGTTTATGTTGCCTGCGGGTAAATTTGCAGACAATTTTGGCCGTAAGCGAGTGTATGCAAGCGGCTTAGCCCTTAATGCCTTTGCCTCTTTTATGTGTGGTCTAGGAACTAATATCGAATGGATATTGTTTTGGCGATTTGTGCAAGGCGGCGCATCATCGATGATTTTTGCCACAGGACTAGCAATTATTACCTCAGTAACTCCAGCCAATAAACGTGGAGCCGCTCTAGGCATTGCTTCAGCATGCATCTATACCGGATTAACTATTGCCCCTGCTGTAGGAGGCTGGTTAACCGAACTCTGGGGCTGGCGTTCAGTGTTCTTTTTCCAAGTGCCTATAGTATTGGCGTTATTATTATTAATTAAAATGCGCTTAGCTGGTGAATGGAAAAACGCCGAAAAAACAAAATATGATTGGTGGGGAACGGCTATTTTTGCTGTATTTTCTGCATCATTAGTCTACGGCTTAAGTATATTACCCAGTGTTTTAGGCTGCTTCATGCTGGTTCTTTCGGCAATCAGTCTAACATCATTTATTGTGCATCAAAGTCGTAGCCATCGCCCCCTTATTCGAGTACAAATGTTTCGTGACAGTCGGCTGTTTTCAATGTCATTGAGTACTTCACTGTTAATGTACGCCAGTAACTTTCCTTTGATCTTTTTGATGAGTTTATATTTGCAATATGTCAAAGGTTTCACCCCATCTCATGCCGGACAAATAATCTTAGTACAAGCACTATCTATGGCAATAATGGCACCATTATCAGGTAAGTTAGCCGACAAATTTCAACCTAGGTTAATCGCCACTTTAGGTTGTGTAATTGTAGGCTGCGGCTTATATGTACTTAGCTCAATAAACGTCACAACAAGTATATTATATATCACCAGTTCCTTGTTATTGATTGGTGTTGGTTTTGGACTATTTTCGACACCGAACAATAATGCCATTATGGGCGCAGTACAAAATAACGAAGTAGGTGTAGCATCTGCCTCGTTGAATTTATCACGCACCATAGGCAATCTGTTAGGTATGAGTTTAGTTAATTTGATGGTGCATTATTTCATAGGTGATGCTCAATTGACCATGGAACAGAACCCTGCCTTAATTCAAACATTTGAAATGGCGTTAAATATGTCACTGATATTTGTGCTGTTAGCTTGTTTTATATCAGTTTTACGAGGTAAAACCGCAGCAACTTAA
- a CDS encoding DUF2608 domain-containing protein: MLKHISFLSVKILPKVILYASLLGASSSLILTGCASDVSEVKPALSTNSAQAVSVIYQSWDLQDALDKAHSLDKESTLVVFDIDDTLLTATEFFGSDKWYDWQRGRALDQQGVLINTAATEKVNCLFDVLGMVFEIAVNKPTQANMADIVADVDNDLLILTARSGAYRAATMRELARNKLNFVDKSLLPADLGYHYDYTLGGRTAQVSYVNGVFMVQGMNKGVMLLDLLKRTGKNYQSVVFVDDKQHNIDNMADALKEANINYYGYHYRLISKAVTDSEVAEANSASAGLNRLLEGHFIDRAEHLSQGHCDY; the protein is encoded by the coding sequence GTGCTTAAACATATCTCTTTTTTATCAGTTAAAATATTGCCTAAAGTTATACTCTACGCCTCGTTATTAGGCGCTAGTTCTAGTTTGATTTTAACTGGTTGCGCGTCTGATGTTTCAGAGGTGAAACCGGCTTTAAGCACAAATTCTGCCCAAGCTGTGAGTGTTATATATCAATCATGGGATCTACAAGATGCTTTGGATAAAGCCCATTCATTAGATAAAGAATCAACACTAGTGGTGTTTGACATCGACGATACATTACTAACCGCCACTGAGTTTTTTGGTAGTGACAAATGGTACGACTGGCAGCGGGGGAGAGCACTTGATCAACAAGGTGTCTTAATTAATACCGCAGCAACAGAAAAAGTGAATTGCTTATTTGATGTGTTAGGTATGGTGTTTGAAATAGCAGTGAATAAACCGACTCAAGCTAATATGGCGGACATTGTTGCAGATGTAGATAATGACCTACTTATTCTCACCGCTCGTTCTGGTGCTTATCGTGCGGCGACTATGCGTGAGTTAGCGCGTAACAAGTTAAACTTTGTGGATAAATCCTTACTCCCTGCTGATTTGGGCTATCACTATGATTACACTTTAGGTGGACGTACAGCCCAGGTTAGTTATGTGAATGGGGTCTTTATGGTGCAAGGCATGAATAAAGGTGTGATGCTGCTAGATTTACTAAAGCGAACGGGTAAAAATTATCAATCAGTGGTGTTTGTGGATGACAAGCAACATAACATAGACAACATGGCTGATGCGTTGAAAGAGGCCAATATCAATTATTACGGTTATCACTATAGGTTGATATCAAAAGCAGTGACTGACTCTGAAGTGGCTGAAGCGAATAGTGCCAGTGCTGGTTTAAACCGGTTGCTTGAAGGTCACTTTATTGATCGTGCTGAGCACCTTAGCCAAGGACATTGTGATTATTAA
- a CDS encoding DUF6174 domain-containing protein encodes MTKNSKITLGLICLSLTACNDDLIVDFSGEQHVRVYQDDQALACSDTGTIAVKEHGKLLIDEHIELHCSQKGDDGLSYTESCGSETDSINIFTIHDKDLAEAESLGFSRLSTLADPQFDELCEYKVISDRRKYRLLRQLNNQYAKWQASKPANYKFQFNVTYSDCPTFAPTPNVAITVNDDAINTVYDLDNEMYLTDISDYMTIDELFSEINLQLKLTPTEVGLDVSDPHLSPRFSDMGMPEQYFINAGGEECDAANYSISLLAD; translated from the coding sequence ATGACTAAGAATTCTAAAATTACCTTAGGCTTAATTTGTTTAAGTTTAACTGCGTGTAACGATGATTTAATTGTTGATTTTAGCGGCGAACAGCATGTTCGTGTTTATCAAGACGACCAAGCACTAGCTTGTTCAGATACTGGAACGATAGCTGTTAAAGAGCATGGAAAATTGCTAATTGACGAGCATATCGAATTACATTGTTCACAAAAAGGTGATGATGGTTTGTCCTATACCGAATCATGTGGTTCAGAAACAGACTCTATAAATATATTCACCATACACGACAAGGATTTAGCTGAAGCCGAGTCTTTAGGATTTTCACGCTTGTCGACCCTTGCTGATCCTCAGTTTGATGAGTTATGCGAATATAAGGTCATTTCTGATCGAAGAAAGTACCGTTTACTGCGTCAATTAAATAATCAGTACGCCAAATGGCAGGCCAGTAAACCGGCGAATTACAAGTTTCAATTTAATGTAACTTATAGTGACTGCCCAACTTTTGCTCCTACCCCAAATGTGGCTATCACTGTGAATGATGATGCTATTAATACTGTCTATGACCTAGATAACGAAATGTATTTAACTGATATCAGTGATTATATGACTATCGATGAATTATTTAGTGAGATTAACTTACAGTTGAAACTGACTCCTACTGAAGTTGGTTTGGATGTTAGTGATCCACATTTATCTCCACGTTTTAGTGATATGGGTATGCCTGAACAATACTTTATCAATGCTGGTGGAGAAGAATGTGATGCGGCTAATTATTCAATTAGCTTGTTAGCGGACTAA
- the rho gene encoding transcription termination factor Rho, with protein MTRKILSLKVKRNKAPAPVNEVLKPIVNLNPQQAFLKGVAIHPAPHISLEEGSEQFSMRAMDLIAPIGLGQRGLIVAPPGSGKTTMLKHICQAIGKAHPKIKLYALLIDERPEEVTDFTRSVPAEVHASSSDESYANHVRVANELLKKACGEAGEGHDVMIVIDSLTRLARVHNAQQKNSGRTMSGGMDVRALEIPRKLFGAARNIENGGSLTILASILADTGSRMDQVIFEEFKGTGNMEIVLSREIASQRIFPALDIAKSSTRREELLLNPKELEKIRVLRRGLSGLKPLDAARKLTELLEKYPTNADLLACF; from the coding sequence ATGACCAGAAAAATCTTATCTTTGAAGGTGAAAAGAAACAAAGCGCCTGCGCCAGTGAATGAGGTGCTGAAGCCGATTGTTAATCTTAATCCCCAGCAGGCTTTTTTAAAGGGGGTGGCTATTCATCCTGCTCCACACATTAGTTTAGAAGAGGGCTCTGAGCAGTTCAGTATGCGTGCTATGGATTTGATTGCACCAATTGGCTTAGGACAAAGAGGCTTGATTGTTGCGCCACCAGGTTCTGGTAAAACGACTATGTTAAAGCATATTTGCCAAGCAATAGGCAAAGCACACCCCAAGATAAAACTATATGCCTTACTCATTGATGAGCGCCCAGAAGAAGTCACAGATTTTACCCGTAGCGTACCCGCTGAGGTTCACGCTTCAAGCTCAGACGAAAGTTATGCTAATCATGTCCGTGTAGCCAATGAACTACTGAAAAAAGCTTGTGGTGAGGCAGGTGAGGGGCATGATGTGATGATTGTCATTGACTCATTAACTAGGTTGGCTCGGGTTCATAATGCCCAGCAAAAAAACAGCGGTCGTACTATGTCTGGTGGTATGGATGTAAGAGCTTTAGAAATACCGCGAAAACTGTTTGGCGCCGCGAGAAATATTGAAAATGGCGGGTCGCTGACTATTTTAGCCAGCATATTAGCCGATACAGGCAGTCGTATGGATCAAGTCATATTTGAGGAGTTCAAAGGCACAGGCAATATGGAAATTGTTTTATCACGAGAAATCGCCAGCCAACGGATATTTCCGGCGTTGGATATCGCCAAAAGTAGCACCCGCCGCGAAGAGCTTTTGCTCAACCCAAAAGAGTTAGAAAAAATACGAGTATTACGCAGAGGGCTTAGTGGTCTTAAACCTCTAGATGCTGCTAGAAAATTGACTGAACTGCTGGAAAAATACCCGACTAATGCAGATCTACTAGCCTGTTTTTAG
- a CDS encoding type II toxin-antitoxin system Phd/YefM family antitoxin: MNSISVNQFRDNLKTYVEQTVSDHEPIKVTRRAGEAFIVMSADDWEREQETLHVLQNSSLMNQISESLATHQSNKGYKPTKEQLDEITNL; the protein is encoded by the coding sequence ATGAATAGCATAAGCGTAAATCAATTTAGAGACAATTTAAAAACCTATGTGGAGCAGACTGTTAGTGATCATGAACCTATAAAAGTTACTAGGCGCGCGGGTGAGGCTTTTATTGTTATGAGTGCTGATGACTGGGAAAGGGAACAGGAAACATTGCACGTGTTACAAAACAGTAGCTTAATGAATCAAATTTCAGAGTCACTGGCCACTCATCAAAGCAATAAAGGTTATAAGCCTACAAAAGAGCAATTAGATGAGATCACTAATCTTTGA
- a CDS encoding Txe/YoeB family addiction module toxin, with amino-acid sequence MRSLIFEGKTWLTYEQLREKDNKLHKALCKILKEMLRSDPASGLGKPEPLKHNLSGFWSKRISQKDRLIYKFDDDCVYIFAIGGHYDQH; translated from the coding sequence ATGAGATCACTAATCTTTGAAGGAAAAACTTGGCTAACTTACGAGCAACTAAGAGAAAAAGACAATAAGCTTCATAAGGCACTGTGCAAAATTTTGAAGGAAATGTTGCGCTCAGATCCCGCGAGTGGTCTTGGAAAACCTGAACCTTTAAAGCACAACTTGTCTGGATTCTGGTCTAAGCGAATTTCCCAAAAAGACAGGCTAATTTATAAGTTTGATGATGACTGTGTATACATTTTCGCTATAGGTGGGCATTACGACCAACACTAG
- a CDS encoding transposase — MHSKCEKCVNDTVHYPSYGDRFCPSCLHVSKGDKVLTYLARYLYRGVINENNILQYQDYKVTFKYQDSTTKRYQTITEPATAFLWRVLQHVLPKGFRRTRNYGFLHGNANSTLLRIQLMLKGKLTPPPMRQRTKSVALIAKACCILFGVNAIPYSNLK, encoded by the coding sequence ATTCATAGTAAATGTGAAAAGTGCGTAAATGACACCGTACATTACCCTTCTTATGGTGACCGGTTTTGCCCGTCCTGCCTACATGTGAGTAAAGGCGATAAAGTGCTCACCTACCTTGCCAGATACCTGTATCGCGGCGTGATAAACGAGAACAACATACTGCAATATCAAGATTACAAGGTCACCTTCAAATACCAAGACAGCACCACCAAACGTTATCAAACCATCACTGAGCCAGCGACAGCATTCTTATGGCGAGTATTACAACACGTGCTGCCAAAAGGCTTTAGGCGTACCCGAAATTATGGCTTTTTACATGGCAACGCTAACTCTACCTTGCTGCGTATTCAACTGATGTTAAAGGGCAAACTGACACCACCACCTATGCGTCAACGCACCAAAAGTGTTGCCCTCATTGCCAAGGCCTGTTGCATATTGTTTGGTGTAAACGCCATTCCATATTCAAACCTGAAGTGA
- a CDS encoding IS1182 family transposase — protein MPRFIPLNYQQNTMVVINYQDQLQAGTFEYAIHHLIEDKLDLSVFYPKYQNDQTGRPAYDPAALLKIILFAYSKGITSSREIQWCCETNIIFKALSCDSVPHFTTIAAFVSGRRSEIESVFEQVLLICHEQGLLGNELFAIDGCKMSSNAAKEWSGTFKELKEKRDKLKRQISYHMNEHEKLDKSEGADEARKQRASQAIETLNHAHDKIEKFLEEAEPRMGKGKKTKEVKSNITDNESGKMTTSKGTIQGYNGVATVDKKHQIIVDATVFGEGQEHHTLKPVLEGIQDRFKRLAISDDILKAQTIITADTGFANEKNMQYLHDNDINAYIPDNQFRSRDPKFSEQKTKYGKRHQDKRTRKKTVIPANEFNFDPVTNSCICPSGESISFRGIRESDSGIKIAYFEGRLLQCRNCDKKQQCMHNPKAADHRKGNGRQVSFTLNETRSPTYTDWMKHRVDSPKGKQIYSHRMSVVEPVFGNIGTNKKLNRFSLRGKSKVQGQWHFFCLIHNLEKLNNYGQLAA, from the coding sequence ATGCCACGTTTTATCCCACTTAATTACCAACAAAACACTATGGTAGTGATCAACTACCAAGACCAACTTCAGGCGGGAACGTTTGAATATGCTATTCATCATTTGATTGAAGATAAGCTGGACCTGTCAGTGTTTTATCCTAAGTATCAAAATGACCAAACAGGCCGTCCCGCCTACGACCCAGCTGCGTTGCTGAAGATTATCTTGTTTGCTTATTCGAAAGGTATTACCTCAAGCCGTGAAATCCAGTGGTGCTGTGAAACCAATATTATATTTAAGGCGTTGAGTTGTGATTCCGTGCCGCACTTCACGACGATAGCGGCATTTGTCAGTGGCCGCAGAAGCGAAATTGAATCGGTGTTTGAACAGGTGTTATTGATATGTCATGAGCAGGGATTGTTGGGCAATGAGTTGTTTGCTATTGATGGCTGTAAAATGTCGTCTAATGCAGCCAAGGAATGGTCGGGTACCTTTAAAGAGTTAAAAGAAAAACGCGATAAGCTTAAACGCCAAATCAGTTATCACATGAATGAACATGAGAAATTAGATAAAAGTGAAGGCGCTGATGAGGCTCGTAAACAACGTGCTAGTCAAGCGATTGAAACCTTGAATCATGCTCACGACAAGATAGAGAAGTTCCTCGAGGAAGCCGAGCCACGGATGGGGAAAGGTAAAAAAACGAAGGAAGTGAAAAGCAATATTACGGATAACGAGTCAGGCAAAATGACGACTAGTAAAGGCACCATTCAAGGCTACAATGGTGTGGCAACGGTAGATAAGAAACATCAAATTATTGTGGATGCCACGGTATTTGGGGAGGGGCAAGAGCACCATACCTTAAAGCCCGTATTAGAAGGTATTCAAGACCGATTTAAACGCCTGGCGATTAGCGACGATATTTTAAAAGCCCAAACCATCATCACCGCCGATACGGGGTTTGCTAACGAGAAAAACATGCAGTACCTGCATGACAATGACATCAATGCGTACATCCCTGATAATCAATTCAGAAGTCGTGACCCTAAGTTTAGTGAGCAAAAAACGAAATACGGTAAACGCCATCAAGATAAGAGAACCAGAAAGAAAACAGTCATTCCTGCCAATGAATTTAACTTCGACCCAGTGACTAATAGCTGCATTTGCCCGTCGGGCGAAAGCATTAGTTTTAGAGGGATACGTGAAAGTGACTCAGGCATTAAAATAGCTTATTTCGAAGGCAGGTTATTGCAATGTAGAAATTGCGATAAAAAGCAGCAATGCATGCATAACCCAAAAGCCGCAGACCATCGAAAAGGGAATGGTAGGCAAGTGAGTTTCACATTAAATGAAACTAGATCCCCAACCTATACCGACTGGATGAAGCATAGAGTTGATAGTCCAAAGGGCAAGCAAATTTACAGTCACCGCATGTCTGTGGTCGAGCCCGTGTTTGGCAACATAGGGACCAACAAGAAGCTCAACAGATTTAGCCTACGAGGTAAAAGTAAAGTGCAAGGCCAATGGCACTTTTTCTGTTTAATACACAACCTTGAGAAACTCAATAATTATGGACAGTTAGCGGCATAA
- a CDS encoding reverse transcriptase domain-containing protein: MVESTNKIARRGYLKPQSGTPQGGIISPVLANIYLHYALDLWFEKKIKPRMRGRAMLIRYADDFVCAFQYANDAERFYSVLPKRLKKFKLDTAPEKTSLIRFSRFHPSRKRQFVFLGFAFYWGIDAKGKPRLRRRTASQKQRSSLSEFYHFIKAKRSQKLATWLPQLKRKLTGFRNYFGLPDNSRSVSKLYNYVLHSLYKWLNRRSGRRSYNWCNFKKMLEYFQIQKLRVSKRVIHVDWY, from the coding sequence ATGGTTGAAAGCACGAATAAAATCGCCAGAAGGGGATATCTCAAACCACAAAGCGGTACACCACAAGGCGGTATCATTAGCCCCGTGCTAGCTAATATCTATTTGCATTATGCATTGGATTTATGGTTTGAGAAGAAGATAAAACCTCGCATGAGAGGCAGGGCTATGCTGATACGTTACGCAGATGATTTTGTGTGTGCGTTTCAGTATGCCAATGATGCCGAACGGTTTTACAGCGTGTTGCCAAAACGACTCAAGAAATTCAAACTGGATACGGCACCAGAAAAGACCAGCCTAATAAGGTTCAGTCGATTCCATCCAAGTCGTAAGCGCCAGTTTGTGTTCTTGGGGTTTGCGTTTTACTGGGGCATTGATGCAAAAGGTAAACCGAGATTAAGGCGACGAACTGCGAGTCAAAAGCAGCGAAGTAGCCTGAGCGAATTTTACCATTTCATCAAAGCCAAACGCTCGCAGAAACTAGCGACTTGGCTACCTCAATTAAAACGCAAACTCACAGGGTTTAGAAATTACTTTGGGCTACCCGACAATAGCCGCAGCGTAAGTAAGCTATATAATTATGTGCTACATAGTTTGTACAAATGGCTGAACAGGCGCAGTGGTCGTCGAAGTTACAATTGGTGTAATTTTAAGAAGATGTTAGAGTATTTCCAAATACAGAAGCTACGAGTTAGCAAAAGAGTGATCCATGTTGACTGGTATTAA
- a CDS encoding reverse transcriptase domain-containing protein yields MTTALNAITFKSQTHPNHRFQNLYGLLGDDLLYQSWGQLNKRAAPGIDGITMPKYKESLVENLTRLSSALKAKCYRAGDIKRVFIPKSHGKQRPLGLPTVDDKLVQQSVSQILQSIWEADFLPNSYGYRPNKSAHQAVHSLSLNLQFKGYGYIVEADIKGFFDNIDHNWLMEMLKQRIDDNALLSLIGQWLKARIKSPEGDISNHKAVHHKAVSLAPC; encoded by the coding sequence ATGACAACCGCACTAAATGCCATCACATTTAAATCACAGACACACCCCAACCATAGATTTCAGAACCTATATGGATTGCTAGGAGATGATTTACTGTATCAAAGTTGGGGGCAACTGAATAAACGAGCAGCCCCTGGTATTGATGGCATCACGATGCCGAAATACAAAGAATCGCTTGTGGAAAACCTCACACGTTTAAGTTCAGCCTTGAAAGCTAAGTGCTATCGAGCAGGTGACATTAAGCGTGTATTCATACCCAAAAGTCATGGTAAACAACGCCCATTAGGCTTACCCACAGTGGATGACAAACTGGTACAGCAAAGCGTGAGTCAGATACTGCAAAGTATCTGGGAAGCGGATTTCTTGCCTAACAGTTATGGTTATCGGCCAAATAAGAGTGCGCATCAGGCGGTGCATAGCTTGAGTTTGAATCTTCAGTTTAAAGGTTATGGCTATATTGTTGAGGCTGACATTAAAGGCTTCTTCGATAATATTGACCACAACTGGCTGATGGAGATGCTTAAACAACGCATTGATGATAACGCGCTCTTGAGCTTAATCGGGCAATGGTTGAAAGCACGAATAAAATCGCCAGAAGGGGATATCTCAAACCACAAAGCGGTACACCACAAGGCGGTATCATTAGCCCCGTGCTAG